The following are encoded together in the Arcobacter aquimarinus genome:
- a CDS encoding DUF5718 family protein, translating into MNLLEDLKDYLGFAVAGNFANHLGEAGEADEFSVIKTDEKDAPKGMFPFYIKGHNSFLGTYPICDEVILTHGRDNDKIQVEAEVALICDFVYENDKVIDLVPKYFSAFNDCSLRFQDGNKLSTKKNWGTNTKGISQDIIEIDNFTEKGILSKYHISSFVKRDGIVYDYGTTSAVKSYSYFFNQLKDWMIEKLNTQEDCGPLEELTQFLFDAKNAKGILIAAGATAYTEFGKHNFLKKGDEIFVYVYNAHAHSFNDIMNDMCGMDTYLGQCSKLHQYVK; encoded by the coding sequence ATGAATTTATTAGAAGATTTAAAAGATTATTTAGGATTTGCTGTTGCTGGAAATTTTGCAAATCACTTAGGAGAAGCTGGAGAAGCAGATGAATTCTCAGTAATTAAAACGGATGAGAAAGATGCACCAAAAGGAATGTTCCCATTTTATATAAAAGGGCATAATAGTTTTTTAGGAACATATCCAATTTGTGATGAAGTAATATTAACGCATGGAAGAGATAATGATAAAATTCAAGTTGAAGCTGAAGTTGCTTTGATTTGTGATTTTGTATATGAAAATGATAAAGTAATTGATTTAGTACCAAAATATTTTTCAGCTTTTAATGATTGTTCACTTAGATTTCAAGATGGTAATAAATTAAGTACAAAGAAAAATTGGGGAACAAATACAAAAGGAATTTCTCAAGATATTATTGAAATTGATAACTTTACAGAAAAAGGTATTTTAAGTAAATATCATATCTCTTCATTTGTTAAAAGAGATGGAATTGTTTATGATTATGGAACTACAAGTGCTGTTAAATCATATAGTTATTTTTTTAATCAGTTAAAAGATTGGATGATTGAAAAACTAAATACACAAGAAGATTGTGGACCACTTGAAGAGTTAACACAATTTTTATTTGATGCAAAAAATGCAAAAGGTATTTTAATAGCAGCAGGTGCAACAGCATATACAGAGTTTGGGAAACATAACTTTTTAAAAAAAGGTGATGAAATTTTTGTTTATGTTTATAATGCTCACGCTCACAGTTTCAATGATATTATGAATGATATGTGTGGAATGGATACTTATTTAGGGCAATGTTCTAAACTTCATCAATATGTTAAATAG
- a CDS encoding methyl-accepting chemotaxis protein has product MNNLRLKDKIFLILVLPLITILILSFISLYNKYEQKSKMNDTSYYISFILKVSTLLGDLQKEREYALTYLDSYGKDRKEELNSQIKSSEIKQEELKFFLNNFHLIEKDNNISTKLEMLNKSILDLTTMRNKLIDLKINRLESYETYNKYIESLISFYDDLLIYSNNKELSKHSQAYISLINVVEKAYMEKEIVSGIFSRNNISNEDYNRLISFISSQNSYLEVFSKNASLEQLEFYKHSMNNEVFQKIENFRNVIYSKIKKDAYLMEIKESLGYGGLIHSYKDYFIEQKDSLLNQIQKNHTKMLKAIKDYKRIENITKDEIELLDQIQETFDLYMSNAFDNNFFNDSVNDLKTIKALNILSKNIYGANLKEWEDFSYKKIEFFEQIKDKTINNMLKNIDENSQNLNNQMILFIVFLLVLLIVIFISISFILKRITVSMKKFQNNLNEFFAYSMREKDSIILDEIDGKDEFALMTLNMNKEIIKIEKIIENDKEVLLEITDIVEKVNNGFFEYSIKTKASTKELEALVEIINKMIDRTKLKIDSLNLLLNSYTQGNYKFKLDEIHKKGMYGDFGTLCSSTLLLGQSSSELIAMITNAGVDLEKNTKVLTNSSNELAISATEQASSLEQSSAALEQITANIRNNNENMNKMMNIANELNEASNVGSQAATQTSISMDEINEKVHAINDAIAIIDKIAFQTNILSLNAAVEAATAGEAGKGFAVVAAEVRNLANRSSDAAREIKNLVESASVKSNEGKVIADDMIKGYENLTSKISQTKDIIQSVTLFSKEQERGIIQINETISRLDGATQKNVMTASNIDILSNEVSKLSSRLLDITSQSQIDGRYYEMVENINLIKEVSKYKNDHINFKKSYYKNLDSFEDCSVVDCNSCNMGKWINSCENENKEFTKFNEWNLLKQNHKDVHEKVQAYVSKNANKEKNQILRKIASEIEESTAKVFDSLNDVLYIDSELNKR; this is encoded by the coding sequence ATGAATAATTTGAGATTAAAAGATAAGATATTTTTGATATTAGTTCTTCCATTAATTACAATACTTATACTATCTTTTATATCACTTTATAATAAATATGAACAAAAAAGTAAAATGAATGATACTTCTTATTATATAAGTTTTATTTTAAAAGTCTCAACATTACTTGGTGATTTACAAAAAGAGAGAGAATATGCTTTAACATATCTTGATAGTTATGGAAAAGATAGAAAAGAAGAGTTAAATTCACAAATAAAAAGTAGTGAGATAAAGCAAGAAGAGTTGAAATTTTTTTTAAATAATTTTCATTTAATAGAAAAAGATAATAATATATCAACAAAACTTGAAATGCTAAATAAATCTATTTTAGATTTAACAACAATGAGAAATAAATTAATAGATTTAAAAATAAATAGATTAGAAAGTTATGAAACTTATAATAAATATATAGAAAGTTTAATTTCATTTTATGATGATTTGTTAATTTATTCAAACAATAAAGAGTTATCAAAACATTCACAAGCTTATATTTCTTTGATTAATGTTGTTGAAAAAGCATATATGGAAAAAGAGATTGTAAGTGGAATATTTTCAAGAAATAATATTTCTAATGAAGATTATAATAGATTAATATCTTTTATTTCAAGTCAAAATTCTTATTTAGAGGTATTTTCAAAAAATGCATCTTTAGAACAGTTAGAATTTTATAAACATAGTATGAATAATGAAGTTTTTCAAAAAATAGAAAATTTTAGAAATGTTATTTATTCTAAAATAAAAAAAGATGCTTATTTGATGGAGATAAAAGAATCTTTAGGATATGGAGGATTAATACATTCTTATAAAGATTATTTTATTGAACAAAAAGATTCTTTATTAAATCAAATTCAAAAAAATCATACAAAAATGTTAAAAGCAATAAAAGATTATAAAAGAATTGAAAATATTACAAAAGATGAAATAGAATTGCTAGATCAAATTCAAGAAACTTTTGATTTATATATGTCAAATGCTTTTGATAATAATTTTTTTAATGATTCTGTAAATGATTTAAAAACAATAAAAGCTTTAAATATTTTATCAAAAAATATTTATGGTGCAAATTTGAAAGAATGGGAAGATTTTTCATATAAAAAAATAGAGTTTTTCGAGCAAATTAAAGATAAAACAATAAATAATATGCTTAAAAATATAGATGAAAATAGTCAAAATTTAAATAATCAAATGATTCTTTTTATAGTATTTTTACTTGTACTTCTTATCGTGATTTTTATAAGTATTAGTTTTATATTAAAAAGAATAACAGTATCAATGAAAAAGTTTCAAAATAATCTCAATGAATTTTTTGCTTATTCTATGAGAGAAAAAGATTCAATAATTTTAGATGAAATTGATGGAAAAGATGAATTTGCTTTGATGACTTTAAATATGAATAAAGAGATAATTAAAATAGAAAAAATAATTGAAAACGATAAAGAGGTTTTATTAGAAATTACAGATATTGTTGAAAAAGTAAATAATGGATTTTTTGAATATTCTATTAAAACTAAAGCTTCAACAAAAGAGCTTGAGGCTTTAGTTGAAATTATTAATAAAATGATTGATAGAACAAAATTAAAAATTGATAGTTTAAATCTATTATTGAATTCCTATACTCAAGGAAATTATAAATTTAAACTTGATGAAATTCATAAAAAAGGAATGTATGGTGATTTTGGAACACTTTGTTCTTCTACTTTATTGCTTGGACAATCTTCATCTGAATTAATAGCAATGATTACAAATGCAGGAGTTGATTTAGAAAAAAATACAAAAGTTTTAACAAATTCTTCAAATGAATTAGCAATTTCTGCAACAGAACAAGCAAGTTCTTTAGAGCAAAGTTCAGCAGCACTTGAACAAATAACAGCAAATATAAGAAATAATAATGAAAATATGAATAAAATGATGAATATAGCAAATGAATTAAACGAAGCTTCAAATGTTGGGAGTCAAGCAGCAACACAAACATCAATTTCAATGGATGAAATAAATGAAAAAGTTCATGCAATAAATGATGCAATAGCAATAATAGATAAAATAGCATTTCAAACAAATATTTTATCACTTAATGCAGCAGTTGAAGCTGCAACTGCAGGTGAAGCTGGAAAGGGATTTGCTGTTGTTGCAGCTGAAGTAAGAAATTTGGCAAATAGAAGTTCTGATGCTGCAAGGGAGATAAAAAATTTAGTAGAAAGTGCAAGTGTTAAATCCAATGAGGGTAAAGTTATTGCTGATGATATGATAAAAGGTTATGAAAATCTTACTTCAAAAATATCTCAAACAAAAGATATTATTCAAAGTGTTACTTTATTTAGTAAAGAACAAGAGAGAGGAATTATTCAAATTAATGAGACTATTTCAAGATTAGATGGTGCAACTCAGAAAAATGTAATGACAGCTTCAAATATAGATATTTTATCAAATGAAGTTTCAAAACTTTCAAGCAGATTATTGGATATTACAAGTCAATCACAGATTGATGGAAGATATTATGAAATGGTTGAGAATATAAATCTTATAAAAGAAGTTTCAAAATATAAAAATGATCATATTAATTTTAAAAAGAGTTATTATAAAAATTTAGATAGTTTTGAGGATTGTAGTGTTGTTGATTGTAACTCATGTAATATGGGAAAATGGATTAATTCTTGTGAAAATGAAAATAAAGAGTTTACAAAATTTAATGAATGGAATTTATTAAAACAAAATCATAAAGATGTTCATGAAAAAGTTCAAGCTTATGTTAGTAAAAATGCTAATAAAGAGAAAAATCAAATTTTAAGAAAAATAGCAAGTGAAATCGAAGAGTCTACTGCAAAAGTTTTTGATAGTTTAAATGATGTTTTATATATAGATTCTGAGTTAAATAAGAGATAA
- the mscL gene encoding large conductance mechanosensitive channel protein MscL — MLKEFRDFLLKGSVVDMAIGFIFGAAFATFVKSLVENVIMPPIGLLLGKVDFSQLFISLDGNSYATLAELEKAGAPAIKLGVFVNDTISFMILGFVVFMFIKTYNKMKKEEVKEVVPTTKVCSDCAMEIPLAAKKCGHCGNTAV, encoded by the coding sequence ATGCTTAAAGAATTTAGAGACTTCCTTTTAAAAGGAAGCGTTGTTGATATGGCTATTGGATTTATTTTTGGAGCTGCATTTGCAACATTTGTAAAATCATTAGTTGAAAATGTAATTATGCCTCCAATTGGATTATTACTAGGAAAAGTTGATTTTTCTCAACTATTTATCTCTTTAGATGGTAATTCTTATGCTACTTTAGCTGAATTAGAAAAAGCTGGAGCTCCAGCTATTAAACTTGGAGTATTTGTAAATGACACCATTTCATTTATGATTTTAGGATTTGTAGTTTTTATGTTTATAAAAACATATAACAAAATGAAAAAAGAGGAAGTAAAAGAAGTAGTTCCAACTACAAAAGTTTGTTCTGATTGTGCTATGGAAATTCCACTTGCAGCTAAAAAATGTGGACACTGTGGAAATACAGCAGTATAA
- a CDS encoding flavin reductase family protein, with protein sequence MILDYKDINDLNRYKIMSGTVIPRPIAWIVTEDNGVLNAAPFSYFIPISSNPALLIVAIGQKDDGTPKDSLANILKTKKATICFVNKDNVDKVQKCALQLGKDESEIEKFEIEVKNVMDGFPPMIASSQSALFCEYYDTYEIPGDTTPVVLELKYQFIEDDRINERNHVNVENIGRCGVTFKALVDL encoded by the coding sequence ATGATTTTAGATTACAAAGATATAAATGATTTAAATAGATATAAAATTATGTCAGGAACAGTAATTCCAAGACCAATTGCTTGGATTGTGACAGAGGATAATGGTGTTTTAAATGCAGCTCCATTTTCATATTTTATTCCAATCTCTTCAAATCCAGCACTTTTAATTGTAGCAATTGGTCAAAAAGATGATGGAACTCCAAAGGATTCATTAGCAAATATCTTAAAAACAAAAAAAGCAACTATTTGTTTTGTAAATAAAGATAATGTTGATAAAGTCCAAAAATGTGCATTACAATTAGGAAAAGATGAAAGTGAAATAGAAAAATTTGAAATAGAAGTAAAAAATGTAATGGATGGATTTCCACCTATGATTGCCTCTTCTCAAAGTGCATTATTTTGCGAGTATTATGATACTTATGAAATTCCAGGAGATACAACACCTGTTGTTTTAGAGTTAAAGTATCAGTTTATTGAAGATGATAGAATCAATGAAAGAAATCATGTAAATGTTGAAAATATTGGAAGATGTGGAGTTACATTTAAAGCTTTAGTTGATTTATAA
- a CDS encoding MFS transporter: protein MNYRKLFAEHKIIRDLSLVQFIAYFGAWFSNVAIYTMLVDFGSTELAISVVTAMHFLPAILIAPFSGAIIDRVKIKPLMIALLSIELLMTILFLTIDDKSEIWLLMIFIFIRMSAASMFFSTEMSLLAKLLNGKPLQKANEIHSIIWSFTYAFGMAVSGFIVNAYGVKIAFIIDAFIFFTALVVFIRIDFVVKASIASDKILELIKDGFIYIKSNKIILHLIFLHSCVGLTSFDALITILAKNEYKYIISVPLAIGLSNAVRAVALMFGPILLSKYVTKENLHYLMIFQGISIILWGLVQENFYISLIALFIVGLSTTILWSFTYALLQDKCDEKYIGRVISYNDMFFMLACVLTTLFIGLMASLTSVDIITILLGVGFLAFAFYYTRILKWI from the coding sequence TTGAATTATCGTAAATTATTTGCTGAACATAAAATTATAAGAGATTTGTCCCTTGTTCAGTTTATCGCTTATTTTGGGGCTTGGTTTTCTAATGTTGCTATTTATACAATGCTTGTTGATTTTGGTTCAACAGAATTGGCAATTTCAGTTGTAACAGCTATGCACTTTTTACCAGCTATTTTAATTGCTCCATTTTCAGGAGCGATTATAGATAGGGTTAAAATAAAACCTTTAATGATTGCATTATTGAGTATAGAATTGCTTATGACAATCTTATTTTTAACTATAGATGATAAAAGTGAAATTTGGCTTTTAATGATATTTATTTTTATTAGAATGAGTGCAGCATCAATGTTTTTTTCAACTGAAATGTCACTTCTAGCGAAACTTTTAAATGGTAAACCTTTACAAAAAGCAAATGAAATTCACTCTATCATTTGGTCTTTTACCTATGCTTTTGGTATGGCTGTTAGTGGTTTTATAGTAAATGCTTATGGTGTAAAAATAGCTTTTATAATAGATGCATTTATATTTTTTACAGCTTTAGTTGTTTTTATTAGAATAGATTTTGTTGTAAAAGCTAGCATTGCTAGTGATAAAATATTAGAACTTATAAAAGATGGATTTATTTATATTAAAAGTAATAAAATTATTTTACATCTAATATTTTTACACTCTTGTGTTGGGCTTACTTCTTTTGATGCACTTATTACTATTTTGGCAAAAAATGAGTATAAATATATTATTTCAGTGCCACTTGCTATTGGTTTATCAAATGCAGTTCGTGCTGTTGCACTTATGTTTGGACCAATACTTCTTTCTAAATATGTTACAAAAGAGAACTTACACTATTTAATGATTTTTCAAGGAATTTCAATAATTCTATGGGGATTAGTTCAAGAGAATTTTTATATTTCATTGATTGCATTATTTATTGTTGGACTTAGTACGACGATTTTATGGTCATTTACTTACGCTTTACTACAAGATAAATGTGATGAAAAATATATTGGACGAGTGATTTCATACAATGATATGTTTTTTATGTTAGCTTGTGTGCTTACAACTTTATTTATTGGATTAATGGCAAGTTTAACTTCTGTTGATATAATTACTATTCTTTTGGGAGTAGGTTTTTTAGCTTTTGCTTTTTATTACACAAGGATTTTAAAATGGATATAA